A portion of the Ricinus communis isolate WT05 ecotype wild-type chromosome 10, ASM1957865v1, whole genome shotgun sequence genome contains these proteins:
- the LOC8276514 gene encoding YTH domain-containing protein ECT1 isoform X4: METVSSASDSILIIFPHLDIAGVLENLSLDSQTKTAEISEHAKLSTSQYGSSDLATNSAKPLNQSTNSLHIDQNAYYSPNGYLSTAYYYGGHGGPSNGWIDYSSYVNLDEDIYGNSDTLMYHQGYGYMPYGTYPSPNSNMPAMGNDGQLYGTQQYQYPNPFYQAPNSTGTFHSLNSAIASQTEVPASPPADKAALSVGTAGGNPNNAVNSGCVNRSNGPKPFRPSNQNSSSNFSGAYKSGGLQTGFPSSGYHDPRFGYDAFQSPMPWLDAPMYSNAPAGHAMNTGLSSPLNLHPTRPISGLGQGSGAMNLMYPDNRMYGQYGYRAGAGFGSFGANSWTNGRGWVVVDNKYKPKARGYGNENIDGLSELNRGPRAKGFRNHTEFGPVSQAVQGQNLPLSDNTKEDNSSQVPDNEQYNREDFPEDYSNAKFFVIKSYSEDDVHKSIKYGVWASTANGNKKLDAAYHEAKETSGGCPIFLLFSVNTSGQFVGLAEMVGPVDFNKTVEYWQQEKWIGCFPVKWHIIKDVPNNSLRHVTLENNENKPVTNSRDTQEVIFEKGIQMLKIFKGHRCKTSILDDFEFYAARERIMQEKRAKQKIQKQVLDGKPIDDQNNNKEKVAMVSQKSTDSMLKEPVVAAAVESGKISGEVRVVEANGSGASVENSPNDAKSVVSSESKVASAC; encoded by the exons ATGGAAACTGTTTCTTCTGCTTCTGATAGTATCCTTATTATCTTCCCTCATCTGG ACATTGCAGGTGTGCTTGAGAACTTGTCATTAGATTCTCAGACCAAGACTGCTGAAATTTCTGAACATGCCAAG CTCTCTACTAGTCAATATGGATCAAGTGACTTGGCTACTAATTCAGCCAAGCCATTAAATCAGTCTACGAACTCTCTTCATATAGACCAAAACGCGTACTATTCTCCTAATGGGTACCTATCGACTGCGTATTATTATGGAG GGCATGGTGGGCCTAGTAATGGGTGGATCGACTACTCTAGTTATGTTAATCTTGATGAG GACATCTATGGCAATAGCGATACTCTTATGTACCACCAAGGTTACGGTTATATGCCATATGGAACATATCCCTCACCAAATTCAAATATGCCTGCCATGGGAAATGATGGCCAGCTATACGGAACACAGCAGTACCAATATCCTAATCCTTTCTACCAGGCTCCAAATTCAACTGGAACGTTTCATTCTCTAAATTCAGCCATTGCATCCCAAACAGAGGTTCCAGCTTCTCCTCCAGCTGATAAAGCAGCTTTATCTGTTGGAACAGCTGGAGGAAACCCCAATAATGCAGTGAACAGTGGATGTGTAAATAGAAGTAATGGACCAAAACCTTTCAGACCAAGTAATCAAAATTCATCTTCAAATTTTAGTGGTGCCTATAAAAGTGGAGGTTTACAAACAGGATTTCCTTCTTCTGGTTATCATGACCCAAGGTTCGGGTATGATGCATTTCAGTCACCAATGCCTTGGTTAGATGCCCCCATGTATTCCAATGCACCAGCTGGACATGCAATGAATACTGGGCTCTCTTCACCACTG AATTTGCACCCTACAAGACCAATATCTGGCTTGGGCCAAGGTTCTGGAGCTATGAACTTGATGTACCCAGACAACAGAATGTATGGCCAGTATGGATATAGAGCTGGTGCAGGTTTTGGTTCTTTTGGTGCTAACTCATGGACAAATGGACGCGGGTGGGTGGTTGTTGATAATAAGTACAAACCTAAAGCCCGTGGATATGGCAATGAGAATATTGATGGTTTAAGCGAGTTGAATAGAGGGCCTAGAGCCAAGGGTTTTAGGAACCACACAGAGTTTGGGCCTGTTTCACAGGCTGTGCAGGGGCAGAATCTCCCGCTGTCCGACAATACTAAGGAGGATAATTCGTCTCAAGTACCCGACAATGAACAGTACAACAGGGAGGATTTTCCTGAGGATTACTCAAATGCAAAGTTTTTTGTTATTAAGTCATACAGTGAGGATGACGTTCATAAAAGCATCAAATATGGTGTGTGGGCAAGCACGGCAAATGGGAATAAGAAGCTGGATGCAGCTTACCATGAAGCCAAGGAAACTTCTGGCGGCTGTCCTATATTTCTACTATTTTCT gTCAATACCAGCGGGCAGTTTGTTGGTTTGGCTGAGATGGTGGGTCCTGTCGACTTTAATAAAACTGTGGAGTACTGGCAGCAAGAAAAGTGGATCGGTTGCTTTCCTGTGAAGTGGCATATTATTAAGGATGTACCAAATAATTCCTTGAGGCACGTAACACTTGAAAACAATGAGAACAAGCCTGTCACCAATAGTAGGGACACACAGGAG GTGATCTTTGAAAAAGGTATTCAGAtgcttaaaatttttaagggCCATAGATGCAAGACATCCATCCTGGACGACTTTGAGTTTTATGCTGCTCGAGAAAGGATTATGCAGGAGAAAAGGGCTAAGCAAAAGATTCAAAAACAA GTTTTGGATGGGAAGCCTATTGATgatcaaaacaataataaagagaaagtTGCAATGGTTTCACAAAAATCCACCGATAGTATGTTGAAGGAACCAGTGGTAGCAGCAGCAGTTGAATCTGGAAAGATAAGTGGAGAGGTGAGGGTGGTAGAAGCAAATGGGTCAGGCGCATCAGTCGAAAACTCTCCAAACGATGCTAAGTCGGTTGTATCATCTGAAAGTAAAGTTGCAAGTGCCTGCTAA
- the LOC8276514 gene encoding YTH domain-containing protein ECT1 isoform X1, giving the protein METVSSASDSILIIFPHLDIAGVLENLSLDSQTKTAEISEHAKDIYGNSDTLMYHQGYGYMPYGTYPSPNSNMPAMGNDGQLYGTQQYQYPNPFYQAPNSTGTFHSLNSAIASQTEVPASPPADKAALSVGTAGGNPNNAVNSGCVNRSNGPKPFRPSNQNSSSNFSGAYKSGGLQTGFPSSGYHDPRFGYDAFQSPMPWLDAPMYSNAPAGHAMNTGLSSPLNLHPTRPISGLGQGSGAMNLMYPDNRMYGQYGYRAGAGFGSFGANSWTNGRGWVVVDNKYKPKARGYGNENIDGLSELNRGPRAKGFRNHTEFGPVSQAVQGQNLPLSDNTKEDNSSQVPDNEQYNREDFPEDYSNAKFFVIKSYSEDDVHKSIKYGVWASTANGNKKLDAAYHEAKETSGGCPIFLLFSVNTSGQFVGLAEMVGPVDFNKTVEYWQQEKWIGCFPVKWHIIKDVPNNSLRHVTLENNENKPVTNSRDTQEVIFEKGIQMLKIFKGHRCKTSILDDFEFYAARERIMQEKRAKQKIQKQVLDGKPIDDQNNNKEKVAMVSQKSTDSMLKEPVVAAAVESGKISGEVRVVEANGSGASVENSPNDAKSVVSSESKVASAC; this is encoded by the exons ATGGAAACTGTTTCTTCTGCTTCTGATAGTATCCTTATTATCTTCCCTCATCTGG ACATTGCAGGTGTGCTTGAGAACTTGTCATTAGATTCTCAGACCAAGACTGCTGAAATTTCTGAACATGCCAAG GACATCTATGGCAATAGCGATACTCTTATGTACCACCAAGGTTACGGTTATATGCCATATGGAACATATCCCTCACCAAATTCAAATATGCCTGCCATGGGAAATGATGGCCAGCTATACGGAACACAGCAGTACCAATATCCTAATCCTTTCTACCAGGCTCCAAATTCAACTGGAACGTTTCATTCTCTAAATTCAGCCATTGCATCCCAAACAGAGGTTCCAGCTTCTCCTCCAGCTGATAAAGCAGCTTTATCTGTTGGAACAGCTGGAGGAAACCCCAATAATGCAGTGAACAGTGGATGTGTAAATAGAAGTAATGGACCAAAACCTTTCAGACCAAGTAATCAAAATTCATCTTCAAATTTTAGTGGTGCCTATAAAAGTGGAGGTTTACAAACAGGATTTCCTTCTTCTGGTTATCATGACCCAAGGTTCGGGTATGATGCATTTCAGTCACCAATGCCTTGGTTAGATGCCCCCATGTATTCCAATGCACCAGCTGGACATGCAATGAATACTGGGCTCTCTTCACCACTG AATTTGCACCCTACAAGACCAATATCTGGCTTGGGCCAAGGTTCTGGAGCTATGAACTTGATGTACCCAGACAACAGAATGTATGGCCAGTATGGATATAGAGCTGGTGCAGGTTTTGGTTCTTTTGGTGCTAACTCATGGACAAATGGACGCGGGTGGGTGGTTGTTGATAATAAGTACAAACCTAAAGCCCGTGGATATGGCAATGAGAATATTGATGGTTTAAGCGAGTTGAATAGAGGGCCTAGAGCCAAGGGTTTTAGGAACCACACAGAGTTTGGGCCTGTTTCACAGGCTGTGCAGGGGCAGAATCTCCCGCTGTCCGACAATACTAAGGAGGATAATTCGTCTCAAGTACCCGACAATGAACAGTACAACAGGGAGGATTTTCCTGAGGATTACTCAAATGCAAAGTTTTTTGTTATTAAGTCATACAGTGAGGATGACGTTCATAAAAGCATCAAATATGGTGTGTGGGCAAGCACGGCAAATGGGAATAAGAAGCTGGATGCAGCTTACCATGAAGCCAAGGAAACTTCTGGCGGCTGTCCTATATTTCTACTATTTTCT gTCAATACCAGCGGGCAGTTTGTTGGTTTGGCTGAGATGGTGGGTCCTGTCGACTTTAATAAAACTGTGGAGTACTGGCAGCAAGAAAAGTGGATCGGTTGCTTTCCTGTGAAGTGGCATATTATTAAGGATGTACCAAATAATTCCTTGAGGCACGTAACACTTGAAAACAATGAGAACAAGCCTGTCACCAATAGTAGGGACACACAGGAG GTGATCTTTGAAAAAGGTATTCAGAtgcttaaaatttttaagggCCATAGATGCAAGACATCCATCCTGGACGACTTTGAGTTTTATGCTGCTCGAGAAAGGATTATGCAGGAGAAAAGGGCTAAGCAAAAGATTCAAAAACAA GTTTTGGATGGGAAGCCTATTGATgatcaaaacaataataaagagaaagtTGCAATGGTTTCACAAAAATCCACCGATAGTATGTTGAAGGAACCAGTGGTAGCAGCAGCAGTTGAATCTGGAAAGATAAGTGGAGAGGTGAGGGTGGTAGAAGCAAATGGGTCAGGCGCATCAGTCGAAAACTCTCCAAACGATGCTAAGTCGGTTGTATCATCTGAAAGTAAAGTTGCAAGTGCCTGCTAA
- the LOC8276514 gene encoding YTH domain-containing protein ECT1 isoform X2, with protein sequence METVSSASDNIAGVLENLSLDSQTKTAEISEHAKDIYGNSDTLMYHQGYGYMPYGTYPSPNSNMPAMGNDGQLYGTQQYQYPNPFYQAPNSTGTFHSLNSAIASQTEVPASPPADKAALSVGTAGGNPNNAVNSGCVNRSNGPKPFRPSNQNSSSNFSGAYKSGGLQTGFPSSGYHDPRFGYDAFQSPMPWLDAPMYSNAPAGHAMNTGLSSPLNLHPTRPISGLGQGSGAMNLMYPDNRMYGQYGYRAGAGFGSFGANSWTNGRGWVVVDNKYKPKARGYGNENIDGLSELNRGPRAKGFRNHTEFGPVSQAVQGQNLPLSDNTKEDNSSQVPDNEQYNREDFPEDYSNAKFFVIKSYSEDDVHKSIKYGVWASTANGNKKLDAAYHEAKETSGGCPIFLLFSVNTSGQFVGLAEMVGPVDFNKTVEYWQQEKWIGCFPVKWHIIKDVPNNSLRHVTLENNENKPVTNSRDTQEVIFEKGIQMLKIFKGHRCKTSILDDFEFYAARERIMQEKRAKQKIQKQVLDGKPIDDQNNNKEKVAMVSQKSTDSMLKEPVVAAAVESGKISGEVRVVEANGSGASVENSPNDAKSVVSSESKVASAC encoded by the exons ATGGAAACTGTTTCTTCTGCTTCTGATA ACATTGCAGGTGTGCTTGAGAACTTGTCATTAGATTCTCAGACCAAGACTGCTGAAATTTCTGAACATGCCAAG GACATCTATGGCAATAGCGATACTCTTATGTACCACCAAGGTTACGGTTATATGCCATATGGAACATATCCCTCACCAAATTCAAATATGCCTGCCATGGGAAATGATGGCCAGCTATACGGAACACAGCAGTACCAATATCCTAATCCTTTCTACCAGGCTCCAAATTCAACTGGAACGTTTCATTCTCTAAATTCAGCCATTGCATCCCAAACAGAGGTTCCAGCTTCTCCTCCAGCTGATAAAGCAGCTTTATCTGTTGGAACAGCTGGAGGAAACCCCAATAATGCAGTGAACAGTGGATGTGTAAATAGAAGTAATGGACCAAAACCTTTCAGACCAAGTAATCAAAATTCATCTTCAAATTTTAGTGGTGCCTATAAAAGTGGAGGTTTACAAACAGGATTTCCTTCTTCTGGTTATCATGACCCAAGGTTCGGGTATGATGCATTTCAGTCACCAATGCCTTGGTTAGATGCCCCCATGTATTCCAATGCACCAGCTGGACATGCAATGAATACTGGGCTCTCTTCACCACTG AATTTGCACCCTACAAGACCAATATCTGGCTTGGGCCAAGGTTCTGGAGCTATGAACTTGATGTACCCAGACAACAGAATGTATGGCCAGTATGGATATAGAGCTGGTGCAGGTTTTGGTTCTTTTGGTGCTAACTCATGGACAAATGGACGCGGGTGGGTGGTTGTTGATAATAAGTACAAACCTAAAGCCCGTGGATATGGCAATGAGAATATTGATGGTTTAAGCGAGTTGAATAGAGGGCCTAGAGCCAAGGGTTTTAGGAACCACACAGAGTTTGGGCCTGTTTCACAGGCTGTGCAGGGGCAGAATCTCCCGCTGTCCGACAATACTAAGGAGGATAATTCGTCTCAAGTACCCGACAATGAACAGTACAACAGGGAGGATTTTCCTGAGGATTACTCAAATGCAAAGTTTTTTGTTATTAAGTCATACAGTGAGGATGACGTTCATAAAAGCATCAAATATGGTGTGTGGGCAAGCACGGCAAATGGGAATAAGAAGCTGGATGCAGCTTACCATGAAGCCAAGGAAACTTCTGGCGGCTGTCCTATATTTCTACTATTTTCT gTCAATACCAGCGGGCAGTTTGTTGGTTTGGCTGAGATGGTGGGTCCTGTCGACTTTAATAAAACTGTGGAGTACTGGCAGCAAGAAAAGTGGATCGGTTGCTTTCCTGTGAAGTGGCATATTATTAAGGATGTACCAAATAATTCCTTGAGGCACGTAACACTTGAAAACAATGAGAACAAGCCTGTCACCAATAGTAGGGACACACAGGAG GTGATCTTTGAAAAAGGTATTCAGAtgcttaaaatttttaagggCCATAGATGCAAGACATCCATCCTGGACGACTTTGAGTTTTATGCTGCTCGAGAAAGGATTATGCAGGAGAAAAGGGCTAAGCAAAAGATTCAAAAACAA GTTTTGGATGGGAAGCCTATTGATgatcaaaacaataataaagagaaagtTGCAATGGTTTCACAAAAATCCACCGATAGTATGTTGAAGGAACCAGTGGTAGCAGCAGCAGTTGAATCTGGAAAGATAAGTGGAGAGGTGAGGGTGGTAGAAGCAAATGGGTCAGGCGCATCAGTCGAAAACTCTCCAAACGATGCTAAGTCGGTTGTATCATCTGAAAGTAAAGTTGCAAGTGCCTGCTAA
- the LOC8276514 gene encoding YTH domain-containing protein ECT2 isoform X3, producing MGTYRLRIIMEDIYGNSDTLMYHQGYGYMPYGTYPSPNSNMPAMGNDGQLYGTQQYQYPNPFYQAPNSTGTFHSLNSAIASQTEVPASPPADKAALSVGTAGGNPNNAVNSGCVNRSNGPKPFRPSNQNSSSNFSGAYKSGGLQTGFPSSGYHDPRFGYDAFQSPMPWLDAPMYSNAPAGHAMNTGLSSPLNLHPTRPISGLGQGSGAMNLMYPDNRMYGQYGYRAGAGFGSFGANSWTNGRGWVVVDNKYKPKARGYGNENIDGLSELNRGPRAKGFRNHTEFGPVSQAVQGQNLPLSDNTKEDNSSQVPDNEQYNREDFPEDYSNAKFFVIKSYSEDDVHKSIKYGVWASTANGNKKLDAAYHEAKETSGGCPIFLLFSVNTSGQFVGLAEMVGPVDFNKTVEYWQQEKWIGCFPVKWHIIKDVPNNSLRHVTLENNENKPVTNSRDTQEVIFEKGIQMLKIFKGHRCKTSILDDFEFYAARERIMQEKRAKQKIQKQVLDGKPIDDQNNNKEKVAMVSQKSTDSMLKEPVVAAAVESGKISGEVRVVEANGSGASVENSPNDAKSVVSSESKVASAC from the exons ATGGGTACCTATCGACTGCGTATTATTATGGAG GACATCTATGGCAATAGCGATACTCTTATGTACCACCAAGGTTACGGTTATATGCCATATGGAACATATCCCTCACCAAATTCAAATATGCCTGCCATGGGAAATGATGGCCAGCTATACGGAACACAGCAGTACCAATATCCTAATCCTTTCTACCAGGCTCCAAATTCAACTGGAACGTTTCATTCTCTAAATTCAGCCATTGCATCCCAAACAGAGGTTCCAGCTTCTCCTCCAGCTGATAAAGCAGCTTTATCTGTTGGAACAGCTGGAGGAAACCCCAATAATGCAGTGAACAGTGGATGTGTAAATAGAAGTAATGGACCAAAACCTTTCAGACCAAGTAATCAAAATTCATCTTCAAATTTTAGTGGTGCCTATAAAAGTGGAGGTTTACAAACAGGATTTCCTTCTTCTGGTTATCATGACCCAAGGTTCGGGTATGATGCATTTCAGTCACCAATGCCTTGGTTAGATGCCCCCATGTATTCCAATGCACCAGCTGGACATGCAATGAATACTGGGCTCTCTTCACCACTG AATTTGCACCCTACAAGACCAATATCTGGCTTGGGCCAAGGTTCTGGAGCTATGAACTTGATGTACCCAGACAACAGAATGTATGGCCAGTATGGATATAGAGCTGGTGCAGGTTTTGGTTCTTTTGGTGCTAACTCATGGACAAATGGACGCGGGTGGGTGGTTGTTGATAATAAGTACAAACCTAAAGCCCGTGGATATGGCAATGAGAATATTGATGGTTTAAGCGAGTTGAATAGAGGGCCTAGAGCCAAGGGTTTTAGGAACCACACAGAGTTTGGGCCTGTTTCACAGGCTGTGCAGGGGCAGAATCTCCCGCTGTCCGACAATACTAAGGAGGATAATTCGTCTCAAGTACCCGACAATGAACAGTACAACAGGGAGGATTTTCCTGAGGATTACTCAAATGCAAAGTTTTTTGTTATTAAGTCATACAGTGAGGATGACGTTCATAAAAGCATCAAATATGGTGTGTGGGCAAGCACGGCAAATGGGAATAAGAAGCTGGATGCAGCTTACCATGAAGCCAAGGAAACTTCTGGCGGCTGTCCTATATTTCTACTATTTTCT gTCAATACCAGCGGGCAGTTTGTTGGTTTGGCTGAGATGGTGGGTCCTGTCGACTTTAATAAAACTGTGGAGTACTGGCAGCAAGAAAAGTGGATCGGTTGCTTTCCTGTGAAGTGGCATATTATTAAGGATGTACCAAATAATTCCTTGAGGCACGTAACACTTGAAAACAATGAGAACAAGCCTGTCACCAATAGTAGGGACACACAGGAG GTGATCTTTGAAAAAGGTATTCAGAtgcttaaaatttttaagggCCATAGATGCAAGACATCCATCCTGGACGACTTTGAGTTTTATGCTGCTCGAGAAAGGATTATGCAGGAGAAAAGGGCTAAGCAAAAGATTCAAAAACAA GTTTTGGATGGGAAGCCTATTGATgatcaaaacaataataaagagaaagtTGCAATGGTTTCACAAAAATCCACCGATAGTATGTTGAAGGAACCAGTGGTAGCAGCAGCAGTTGAATCTGGAAAGATAAGTGGAGAGGTGAGGGTGGTAGAAGCAAATGGGTCAGGCGCATCAGTCGAAAACTCTCCAAACGATGCTAAGTCGGTTGTATCATCTGAAAGTAAAGTTGCAAGTGCCTGCTAA
- the LOC8276515 gene encoding T-complex protein 1 subunit theta, with the protein MGFSMQPYGIQGMLKEGHKHLSGLDEAVLKNIDACKQLSSITRTSLGPNGMNKMVINHLDKLFVTNDAATIVNELEVQHPAAKILVLAGKAQQEEIGDGANLTISFAGELLQNAEELIRMGLHPSEIISGYNKGINKTIEILDELVEEGSETMDVRNKEQVIFRMRAAVASKQFGQEDILCNLISDACIQVCPKNPVNFNVDNVRVAKLVGGGLHNSTIVRGMVLKSDAVGTIKRVEKAKVAVFVGGVDTSATETKGTVLIRSAEQLENYAKTEEAKIEELIKSVADSGVKVIVSGAAVGEMALHFCERYKLMVLKISSKFELRRFCRTTGAVAILKLSQPNPDDLGYIDSISVEEIGGVRVTVVKNEEGGNSVCTVVLRGSTESILEDLERAIDDGVNTYKAMCRDCRIIPGAAATEIELARKLKEFSFKETGLDQYAIAKFAESFEMVPKTLAENAGLNAMEIISSLYAEHASGNIKVGIDLDGGVCKDISTLNIWDLYVTKYFALKYAADAASTVLRVDQIIMAKPAGGPRRDQQPAGGMDED; encoded by the exons ATGGGGTTCTCAATGCAGCCATATGGAATACAAGGAATGCTAAAAGAAGGACACAAACATCTCTCCGGTCTCGACGAAGCTGTTCTCAAAAACATCGATGCTTGCAAACAGCTTTCCTCTATCACTCGCACCTCTCTTGGCCCTAATG GTATGAATAAGATGGTTATTAATCATTTGGACAAGCTTTTTGTCACCAATGATGCTGCTACTATTGTTAATGAACTCGAGGTTCAACATCCTGCTGCTAAAATTTTAGTCCTAGCTGGTAAGGCTCAGCAAGAGGAGATTGGTGATGGTGCTAATTTGACTATTTCTTTTGCTGGTGAGTTACTTCAAAATGCCGAGGAGCTTATCCGGATGGGCTTGCATCCCAGTGAGATTATCAGTGGTTACAACAAAGGCATCAACAAG ACGATTGAAATCTTGGATGAACTGGTAGAGGAAGGTTCTGAAACAATGGATGTAAGAAATAAGGAGCAGGTTATTTTTCGGATGAGGGCTGCTGTCGCCAGTAAGCAATTTGGTCAAGAAGACATTCTATGCAATCTTATTTCTGAC GCATGCATCCAAGTATGTCCCAAGAACCCAGTAAACTTTAATGTGGATAATGTTCGGGTAGCAAAGCTTGTTGGGGGAGGTCTGCATAATTCTACAATTGTTCGTGGAATGGTATTGAAGAGCGACGCAGTTGGTACTATAAAGAGAGTGGAGAAGGCAAAG GTTGCTGTATTTGTTGGTGGTGTTGACACCTCAGCAACTGAAACCAAAGGGACTGTCCTAATTCGCTCTGCCGAGCAG CTAGAGAATTATGCAAAAACTGAAGAAGCTAAAATTGAGGAGCTCATTAAATCAGTTGCAGATTCTGGTGTGAAAGTAATTGTTAGTGGAGCAGCTGTTGGAGAAATGGCACTGCATTTTTGTGAACGCTACAA GCTGATGGTTCTGAAGATTAGCTCAAAGTTTGAATTGAGAAGATTTTGCCGCACCACTGGTGCTGTTGCTATT TTGAAGCTTAGCCAACCAAACCCAGATGACTTGGGATATATAGATTCTATTTCAGTTGAGGAAATTGGTGGTGTTAGG GTCACTGTTGTGAAGAATGAAGAAGGTGGAAACTCTGTATGCACTGTGGTTTTACGGGGAAGTACTGAAAGTATACTAGAAGACCTTGAAAGAGCTATAGATGATGGAGTGAACACCTATAAG GCTATGTGTAGGGACTGTCGTATAATTCCTGGAGCTGCAGCTACTGAAATTGAGTTGGCTAGGAAACTAAAGGAATTCTCATTTAAAGAAACGGG TTTGGATCAGTATGCCATTGCGAAATTTGCTGAGAGCTTTGAGATGGTACCTAAAACACTGGCTGAGAATGCTGGTCTTAATGCTATGGAGATCATATCATCTCTGTATGCTGAACATGCATCTGGAAATATCAAAGTGGGCATTGACTTGGATGGAGGTGTTTGTAAGGATATTTCAACCTTGAATATCTGGGACCTTTATGTCACAAA GTATTTTGCTCTCAAGTATGCTGCTGATGCTGCCAGCACTGTATTGCGAGTGGATCAG ATCATAATGGCAAAACCAGCAGGTGGTCCTAGGAGAGATCAGCAGCCTGCAGGGGGTATGGATGAAGACTAG
- the LOC8276516 gene encoding photosynthetic NDH subunit of subcomplex B 2, chloroplastic, producing MASLLSLSLPKPTIIKATSSTTTTTTLPSPDVLEEKFGRKGIKFLESNNIPIAELTVRNGSSLRLQIPDAHVTSYKPKVYWKDDGFHEILYTVPGKDSSSKARGGIGLVINDASDSGSKGSLITNSEWTVKDVDSDAIDALQVELGCTSGTLDISYIVSLYPESMATAVIVKNNGRKPVTLTSAILSHLKFKRRQKAAVQGFRGCSYLPHPPLSSPFEILSPGEAMKSESPGLFDFSSEPEDKLGIWGVQDVPFTILKNKFSRIYAAPPQERLKAFYNTPPSKYETLDQGLELFFRVIRMGFEDTYMGSPGSLSEKYGEEYFICTGPAAMIVPVIVKPGEDWRGAQVIEHDNL from the exons ATGGCTTCTCTTCTTTCCTTATCCCTTCCAAAGCCAACAATAATCAAAGCTACTTCAtcaaccaccaccaccaccactcTCCCTTCTCCTGATGTTCTTGAAGAAAAGTTTGGTAGAAAAGGTATCAAATTCTTGGAATCTAACAACATCCCAATTGCTGAGCTAACTGTCAGAAATGGCAGTTCTTTGAGGCTCCAAATACCTGATGCTCATGTCACTTCCTACAAGCCAAAAGTTTATTGGAAAGATGATGGTTTTCATGAAATTCTTTATACAGTTCCAGGAAAAGATTCCTCTAGTAAAGCTAGAGGTGGTATTGGTTTGGTCATAAATGATGCCTCTGATTCTGGCTCTAAAGGGTCTCTAATTACTAATTCTGAATGGACCGTCAAGGATGTTGATTCTGATGCCATTGATGCTCTTCAG GTAGAGTTGGGCTGTACTAGTGGAACTCTTGATATATCATACATTGTCTCACTCTATCCAGAAAGTATGGCAACAGCAGTTATAGTAAAGAACAATGGCCGTAAACCTGTGACTCTAACTAGTGCTATACTAAGtcatctcaaatttaaaagaagacaaaaggcTGCAGTCCAAGGATTCAGGGGTTGTTCTTACTTGCCACATCCTCCTTTATCTTCCCCTTTCGAAATTTTATCCCCTGGCGAAGCAATGAAATCTGAGTCTCCTGGATTGTTTGATTTTAGTTCTGAACCTGAAGACAAACTGGGCATTTGGGGAGTTCAAGATGTTCCCTTCAcaattttaaagaataagtTCAGTAGAATTTATGCTGCTCCACCACAAGAGAGATTAAAAGCATTTTATAACACCCCACCTTCCAAATATGAAACACTTGATCAG GGTCTTGAGCTTTTCTTCAGGGTGATTCGAATGGGTTTCGAAGACACATACATGGGCAGCCCTGGTTCTTTATCAGAGAAGTACGGGGAGGAGTATTTTATCTGCACTGGCCCTGCTGCAATGATAGTACCAGTTATTGTGAAACCAGGTGAAGATTGGAGAGGGGCACAGGTTATTGAGCAtgataatttgtaa